The genomic interval AAAAAGCCGACCCAACGCTTGAATTTGCCCTGCACAAGCGCAGGGATGAGCGCACCTGCGCACACGACAAGGCACGCCGGAATGTCCAGCAGCAAGCCCTGCCGCTCGACCGGCAGCGGCTTGCCGAGGATGAGCGCGCACAGCGGCATGATAAGCGTGAGATCCATGATGTTCGCGCCGATGATGTTGCCCACCGACAGGGACGACTGCTTTTTGCGGATGGCGGTGATGGTCGTCACGAGCTCCGGCAGCGACGTGCCGATGGCGATCATGGTCGCACCGATGATGGCATCCGGCACACCGATCATCTGTGCGAGCGCGGTGCCGTTGTCGATCAGCAGCTGCGCACCAAGCACAATGGCCGCAGCGCCAAACACAAACTTGCCGATATTGAGCGCGACCGTCCGGCCGTCCGTCTTGGGGCGGGCATCCTGCTCCGGGGCCTCAAGCGACTGCTCACGCCGCGCAGCGACAAGGCTCTCGGCAATAAAGCACACAAAAATGACAAGGATCAAAACGCTCTCAAGGATGGACAACTGCCCGTCGCGCGTGAAGCCAAACAGAACCGCGATCGCCGCGAGCAGCAGCACCGCCTTGACCGCATACTGCCGCCGCGGCATGGTGCACTCCATGCAGATCAGCGACAGGCACATGATCAGGCCGGTATTGGCCGTCACCGAGCCGACGGCGTTGCCGATGGCGATGTCCGCATTGCCCTCCAGCGCGGAAAAGACGGACACAAGCATCTCCGGCAGCGTCGTGGCAAAGCTCACAACGGTCGCGCCGATGATGAATTTTGGGATGCCGGAGGCCTCCGCGATCCACGTGGCGGCGTCGACAAAAATGTCGCCGCCCTTGATGATGCACACAAGGCCCGCCGCGAACAGCAGCAGGACAAGAAAGAGGGTACTGCCGGTAAAATCGAGGTTCATAACGCATTCTCCTTCGTGATCGCACAAAAAAATGAGACTTTCGGCACGATCATAAATATGATGTGCTAAAAGTCTCATTACCTATCACAATAGGCGCATGACCACCGGCGGATGCCGGGAGATTGTTGGTCATGCATTTGTAACTACTCCCTTTTAACGAGAAAGCATCATAGCACACCGCGCCGGGCTTGTCAAGCGATTCCACACCCGGTTGCCGCTCAGCGCACCAGCTTCATGAGCAGGCGCTCAAACTCGCCGAGCATGCCCACGGAATCGGCAAAGATCATGCTCTTTTCGTACATACGGCGGTAAGCGTCCACGTTCTCGTCCGTGCGCGCGGTGTAAATGATCGGGATGACGAGCAGGCCCCGGCGGCGCGCCGCCTGCACGGCCGTGCGCACGTCGTCGATCGCCTCCGCCTCGCTGAAATAGCCGGACGGCAGCCCGTCGGAGAGCACCATGAGGATCTTGCGGCGCTCGGTGCGCTTGGCCAGATCCAGCGCGGCGGCGCGGATGGAATAACCGTCCTTGTTGCCGTTGCCGGCGGCGATCTGCTCCATGGCGTCGATGCAGCGGCTGCCGATCTCCTTCTGGTCGAAATCCTTGATGACGCAGTGCTCCACGGCGTTCGTGCCGCCGTCAAAGGCGACAATCTTCGTATAGGCGATGCCCTTGAGCGCCTCCTCGAGCACGGCCGCCGTGGCCAGTGCCGTAAAGAGCTTGGATGTCCCGTCGCCGATACCGGCGCCCATGCTGCCGCTGCGGTCAATGAGCAGGTAAAACGCCGTCTCGCGCTTGGACGGCGGTGCTTTGCGGCGAAAAACGTCCTTGGCATCGAGCGGGATCTTCCACAGCTCGCGCTGCGAGAGCGCGCCGGTGCGCTGGCTGGCGCTGCGTTCGCGCTGCTGGCGCAGGAGTTTGTCGAGCCGGTGGTGCAGCGCCTTTGCCCGCTCGGCAAATGCGGGCGGCAGCCGCCCGCCACCCGGCGTGATATACGTCTCCGTAAACGTCAGGCCGGCATACCGCTCGGCCAGCCCCTGCCGCTCCCCGGCGTCGAGCCGGGCAGCACGCGGGCCGGAGACATGCAGCTGCTGCTCAATTGCCCGCTCGCGTGTGAGCGCTTTTTCCGCCGCGGCGAGCATGGCGTCCGTCTCGGCCGCGCTGAGCGCAAAGCCGCGGTGCGCGCCCCAGCCCGTGCCGAGCACTTCGCGCAGGCTCTCCGGCCCGCCGGAGGCCGCCTTCTGCGCAGCAGACACCGTATCCGACGAGGTGGCGGTCGCCCCGCTCTGGCCGTGATTGCCGCTGCGGCCGACGCTGGACGATCGGCCGCGGTCCTCCCTGCCGTTTGTCCCGGCTGAGCCGCTCGGCTTGACCTCCTGACTGGCGAGGCTGCCGCTCATGTCGCCGTGGCGCTCGGAGTTGTCGCCGCTGCCGCCGGCTGCGCTGTCGCCTTTTTCAAGATCGGCGTCCTCCCCGTCGGCAGACGGGCCCTGGCGCGCCGCATCCTGCGCCTCACTGCGCAGGCGGAGGCGGCTGTCGCAGCCGTCGCCGAAGGCTTCCGCGCGGTCGCCCTCGCTGAAGGCATAGTCCACGAGCTGCGATGCGATGCGCGCGAGCGCATCGGCATCCGCGATGCCGCACAGGCGCGCCAGCTCCGGCGCGAGCGCCGCGAGGATCTGCCGGCCAATGTCCGCGCACGCGGCGGCCGACGGCGCAAGGATCGCCGCCTCCACCTCGGCCCGGACGGCGGCGAGCGCCGGAGTCCCGCACGGGATGCCCGTGAGCGCAAAAGCCTCCAGCTCATCGAGCAGCGCCGCGAGCGCGCTGCCGGGTGCGGCCGCCTCGAGCTGCGCATAACACACGAAGCGCAGCAGCGGCAGGTAGCCCGGAAAGCGGCGGCAGAGGATGTTATCCGTGCGCGCCTGCTCCAGAATGTTCAGTATCCGGTGCCCGAGCAGCGCCCCGGTCTCGGGCGCGAGGGCATAGTGCGCGTGAAAATATGTGCCGGCCTCCGCCGCGAACGCCGCGCAGACGTCCCGGTCGGAGCTGCTGTCGTGCTGGATCTCGCGCGCGAGCAGCACGCGCAGCGCGGCCGTCCAGTGGCGGGCGTCAAAATCCGTGCGCAGCAGATATTCCGCCCCGCCGACGGTGACGGCCGTGCCGTCCGTCGTGCAGCGCAGACTATCGTCCGCCGTGACGGTATCGACCCGGATATTCCCCGGGACGAGCAGTGCGAGGCTGCGCCGGAGCAGCGGCGTGATGGGATCATGCGCCAGAAACGCCCGGTAGCGCGCCAGCGCGGCGTCAAATCCGTCCATCCTGCGGCACCATGCTCTCAATGAGCTCGGTCAGCTGGAGGCGGGTGTAGGCGTCCTGCGGCTTGGAGGCCACGTTGTCGAGCAGACCCCAGCGCAGGCCCAGCAGGGGCTCCGCGCGCAGGGCGTCAATAAAGCCGCGGATCGTCATCGCGTCCGGCTCGAGCCCGCCGGCGCTGCGGATGCGGTCGCGGATGGCACAGTAAACATAGTCGCAGATATTCAGGCTGGCGGCGCTCGCCTCGGGCACGACGCGGTGCAGCACATCGACGATGCTCTCCGGCTCGGCGATGTGGATGGGCGTGAAGCGGTCGATCGTCGCCTCGTTCATGAAGTTCGTGCCGGCATAGTCCTCGTTCATCGTGATCGTGAACGCCGAGTGCGGGTGCATCTGCACGAGCCCGTAGCCGGGCACCTGGATCTGGCGCGCGGCGTCGGTCAACGAGTGGAGCACGTCGGCGCACTCGGGCTTTATGGTGTTGCCCTCGTCGAGCACGACGTCCGCGCCCGCCGCGAGATAGCGCAGCATATCGCTCAGGCGGTAGCGCATGGTGCCGTTTTCGATCGTCGGGCCGCCGAGCAGGTCGAGCTTGTCGAGCTCGGCATTGCCCTGCATGCGGTACTGCGGCACGTTGAGCAGCCAGTCGACTGTCTGGATGAGCGTATTCTTGCCGCAGCCCTTGCTGCCGACGAGGCGCAGGTGCATGCCCGAGAGCCGGTAGGCAAGGCAGCGCGTGAGCGCGCCGAAGCCGTCCGCCTGCACATAGCGCACCGGCGGATCGGGCACCAGCTCGGGGTATTCCGGCAGGGAGAACATCTCCGCGAACACGCGCAGGATGATCGGCTCCGGCACTGCCTGCTCGAGCAGATACTCGGCGCGCGCAGTCAGCGCTTCCGGGGACGCGCAGCCGCGCGCGGCCGCGCCGTCGATGGCCGCGCGCACCGCGCCGCTGAGCGGGTCGCCGCAGCGGTATTCGGCGAGAAAGCCCCAGACGTCCGGTGCGCCGCCGTCGCACGGCTCGCCCGCGGAATCGCACAGGGCCGTGACCCGCGCCCGCACGGGCGCGGTGCGCAGCAGCGCCGTGAGCGCCTCCGAGGGCGCTGTCACGATGCCGATGCGCGCAAATGGGTCGCCCGCCGCCGCCTCGGACAGGCAGCACACGGGCAGCGTCTCGCCCTCGACGCGGCAGAGCACGACCTCCGGCCACGCATGGCGCTCCTGCGCGCAGAGCGAGCGCAGGAAGTCGAGCTTCATCGGTGCTTTCAGATTGCTGCCGCCGCAGACGGCGGTCTCAAATTGCCGGGTAGGATGCATATCGGTTTCCGCCTTTCTCAGTTGCCCCGCGTCGCGCCCCAGGGAAAGCCCTTGGCGCTGCCGTGGTAGATCACGCGCCGCACATTCAAAAACGCGCAGCGGCCGATGCGCTCCACGCTGTCGGGGATGACGACCGTGTCCAGATTGCTGCACTGGTAAAATGCCTCGTCGTGGATCTCGCGCACGCTGTCCGGGATGACGATGCCCGTCAGACCGATGC from Clostridiales bacterium carries:
- a CDS encoding calcium/sodium antiporter, which produces MNLDFTGSTLFLVLLLFAAGLVCIIKGGDIFVDAATWIAEASGIPKFIIGATVVSFATTLPEMLVSVFSALEGNADIAIGNAVGSVTANTGLIMCLSLICMECTMPRRQYAVKAVLLLAAIAVLFGFTRDGQLSILESVLILVIFVCFIAESLVAARREQSLEAPEQDARPKTDGRTVALNIGKFVFGAAAIVLGAQLLIDNGTALAQMIGVPDAIIGATMIAIGTSLPELVTTITAIRKKQSSLSVGNIIGANIMDLTLIMPLCALILGKPLPVERQGLLLDIPACLVVCAGALIPALVQGKFKRWVGFFIGGLYIVYLVIMFTCFGA
- a CDS encoding AAA family ATPase, whose product is MHPTRQFETAVCGGSNLKAPMKLDFLRSLCAQERHAWPEVVLCRVEGETLPVCCLSEAAAGDPFARIGIVTAPSEALTALLRTAPVRARVTALCDSAGEPCDGGAPDVWGFLAEYRCGDPLSGAVRAAIDGAAARGCASPEALTARAEYLLEQAVPEPIILRVFAEMFSLPEYPELVPDPPVRYVQADGFGALTRCLAYRLSGMHLRLVGSKGCGKNTLIQTVDWLLNVPQYRMQGNAELDKLDLLGGPTIENGTMRYRLSDMLRYLAAGADVVLDEGNTIKPECADVLHSLTDAARQIQVPGYGLVQMHPHSAFTITMNEDYAGTNFMNEATIDRFTPIHIAEPESIVDVLHRVVPEASAASLNICDYVYCAIRDRIRSAGGLEPDAMTIRGFIDALRAEPLLGLRWGLLDNVASKPQDAYTRLQLTELIESMVPQDGRI